One window of the Methanomassiliicoccaceae archaeon DOK genome contains the following:
- the gltB gene encoding glutamate synthase large subunit: MDDPFADSHNRGLYDPRYEHDACGVGMAVNIDGRKEHRIVEYGLELLENMAHRGAENGDGRSGDGAGIMVQVPHRFIESLGIPVPEAGRYGTGLFFLPRDPEAAEGFMAMFREECSRRALYVIAERDVPVDHTVPGRMALDGEPRIVQIFVTSYDSPEVLERKLYRVRKVVGNRIASSGAPGSGDFYICSLSTRCMVYKGMLTPEQLRAYYRDLSDPLFESAVAMVHSRFSTNTMPAWKLAQPFRMLCHNGEINTIRSNRSWMQARESLIHTDAIPDTEEIFPIMQSGMSDSATLDNVFEFLVMAGKGMPNALSIMIPESWNDRNPIPDSLKAYYEYHSILMEPWDGPAAVLFCDGRLAGGMLDRNGLRPARYCVTDDGMMILASEAGVIPLDAVNVVETGRLRPGKMLLVDTGQGRVIEDAEIKEALATAYPYRDWLEQNRLDLGTLSSGRQVGRKVDGYEMLLAGFGYSAEDLAKVMEPMAVTGKEAVGSAGYDAPLAVLSDRPQSLFSYFRQQFAQVTNPPIDPIREELVMSITGYIGSVQQNILDPAPKLCRVVKSRRPVITNRELDLLRNLRYRGFDAVTLDTTFPADRSPGVLEREVSRLCAEAEAAVDAGASFIILSDRGVSAERAPMPSLLALSAVHQYLIAARKRLQTALVVESGEPREVMHFALLIGYGANAVNPYLAFAAVQDMVDTGRIKMDADTAESNYLKAVDKGLLKIMSKMGIATIRSYRGSRLFDAIGIDSAVAERYFGNTSSAVGGIGLDGIASEYLAMHDASASGQVQDKGEYAYRKDGERHSWTPDAVKALRSAAVNGSRADYDRFAGMEDGGGFFLRHLLDVRTGEPVPIEEVEPVESIMKRFEVGAISFGAISREAHETLAEAMNSIGSRSNTGEGGEDPARFVPGPDGRNLRSSIKQVASGRFGVTAEYLVNADELQIKVAQGAKPGEGGQLMGFKVDKVIAATRHTIPGITLISPPPHHDIYSIEDLKQLIFDLKCINPRARISVKLVSESGVGTVAAGVAKAGADVILISGGDGGTGASPLSSIRYAGSPWETGLAEVQQTLKINDLRCRVRLQVDGQLKTARDVIVAALLGAEDFGFATAPMVAMGCVMCRRCQTNTCPVGIATQDPERRARFDSRPEHVVNYWRFMAEDVRRILSEMGFRSLDEIVGRSDLLVQKSGDGKAASLDFSRMLAHVAGDDSCVRGQEDILARVFDRRIIEDCGDALITGRKVSLKYRLTNVDRSVGAMLSGEAVRRGARLEDDTIDITFVGAAGQSFGAFLTKGITFRMNGLANDYVGKGLSGGRIVVSPGSSVPEGNVIAGNTLLYGATSGELYVAGSVGERFCVRNSGAVAVAEGAGDHCCEYMTGGRVAILGRCGRNFAAGMSAGIAYVLDEDGDFDRHCNMDMVELSLVESDADVSELRSMIERHLAETGSPRAREILEDWEGYLPRFLKVMPVGYKLLLEQESE; encoded by the coding sequence TTGGACGACCCATTCGCAGACTCACACAATAGAGGACTCTATGACCCCCGCTACGAGCACGACGCATGCGGCGTCGGCATGGCGGTGAACATAGACGGGAGGAAGGAGCACCGCATCGTCGAGTACGGGCTGGAGCTTCTGGAGAACATGGCCCACAGGGGCGCCGAGAACGGCGACGGCCGCAGCGGCGACGGGGCGGGCATCATGGTGCAGGTCCCGCACCGCTTCATCGAGTCCCTTGGGATCCCGGTGCCGGAGGCCGGAAGGTACGGCACCGGACTGTTCTTCCTCCCCAGGGATCCGGAGGCTGCGGAGGGCTTCATGGCCATGTTCAGGGAGGAGTGCTCCCGCCGCGCGCTCTACGTGATCGCGGAGAGGGACGTTCCCGTGGACCACACGGTCCCGGGAAGGATGGCCCTGGATGGGGAGCCCCGCATAGTCCAGATCTTCGTCACATCCTACGACAGCCCGGAGGTCCTGGAGCGCAAGCTGTACAGGGTCAGGAAGGTCGTCGGCAACAGGATCGCCTCCTCCGGAGCCCCAGGTTCCGGGGACTTCTACATCTGCAGCCTGTCCACCAGGTGCATGGTCTACAAGGGCATGCTCACGCCGGAGCAGCTCAGGGCGTACTACCGCGACCTCAGCGATCCTCTGTTCGAGTCGGCGGTCGCCATGGTGCACTCCAGGTTCAGCACCAACACGATGCCCGCGTGGAAGCTTGCTCAGCCGTTCAGGATGCTCTGCCACAACGGCGAGATAAACACGATAAGGTCCAACAGGTCGTGGATGCAGGCTCGCGAGAGCCTTATTCACACCGACGCCATCCCGGATACCGAGGAGATCTTCCCGATAATGCAGTCCGGGATGAGCGACAGCGCCACCCTCGACAACGTCTTCGAGTTCCTGGTCATGGCCGGCAAGGGCATGCCCAACGCGCTGTCCATCATGATCCCGGAGTCCTGGAACGACAGGAACCCGATCCCGGACAGCCTCAAGGCGTACTACGAGTACCACTCCATCCTGATGGAGCCGTGGGACGGCCCTGCGGCGGTCCTGTTCTGCGACGGCAGGCTCGCCGGAGGGATGCTCGACAGGAACGGCCTGCGTCCGGCGAGGTACTGTGTCACCGACGACGGCATGATGATCCTGGCGTCGGAGGCGGGTGTCATCCCGCTGGATGCCGTAAACGTGGTGGAGACGGGGCGCCTCAGACCCGGAAAGATGCTGCTGGTGGACACAGGCCAGGGCCGCGTCATCGAGGACGCCGAGATCAAGGAGGCCCTGGCAACCGCGTACCCGTACCGCGACTGGCTCGAGCAGAACCGTCTCGACCTGGGCACGCTGTCGTCGGGCAGGCAGGTCGGCCGCAAGGTCGACGGCTACGAGATGCTGCTGGCCGGATTCGGGTACTCAGCAGAGGACCTCGCGAAGGTGATGGAGCCCATGGCCGTGACCGGCAAGGAGGCCGTCGGGTCGGCTGGATACGACGCCCCTCTGGCCGTGCTCTCAGACAGGCCCCAGTCCCTGTTCAGCTACTTCCGTCAGCAGTTCGCGCAGGTCACGAACCCCCCGATAGACCCGATCAGGGAGGAGCTTGTCATGTCCATCACTGGATACATAGGGTCGGTCCAGCAGAACATCCTGGATCCCGCCCCCAAGCTCTGCAGGGTCGTCAAGTCCAGGCGCCCGGTCATCACCAACAGGGAGCTGGACCTTCTCAGGAACCTCAGATACAGGGGGTTCGACGCGGTCACCCTGGACACGACGTTCCCCGCGGACAGGTCCCCCGGGGTTCTGGAGAGGGAGGTCTCCAGGCTGTGCGCGGAGGCCGAGGCGGCGGTCGACGCCGGGGCCTCGTTCATCATACTTTCAGACCGTGGGGTTTCCGCGGAGAGGGCTCCGATGCCCTCGCTCCTGGCGCTGTCCGCCGTGCATCAGTACCTCATAGCCGCAAGGAAGCGTCTCCAGACCGCGCTGGTGGTCGAATCCGGGGAGCCGAGGGAGGTCATGCACTTCGCCCTCCTCATCGGATACGGGGCCAACGCCGTGAACCCGTACCTGGCCTTCGCAGCGGTGCAGGACATGGTGGACACAGGCAGGATCAAGATGGATGCCGACACCGCCGAATCGAACTACCTGAAGGCGGTGGACAAGGGTCTCCTGAAGATAATGTCCAAGATGGGCATAGCCACGATCAGGTCCTACCGCGGTTCCAGGCTGTTCGATGCGATAGGCATCGACTCCGCCGTGGCGGAGCGCTACTTCGGGAACACGTCCTCCGCGGTAGGTGGGATCGGGCTCGACGGCATCGCGTCCGAGTACCTCGCCATGCATGACGCCTCCGCGTCCGGACAGGTCCAGGACAAGGGTGAGTACGCGTACAGGAAGGACGGGGAGCGTCACAGCTGGACACCGGACGCCGTCAAGGCCCTCAGGTCCGCGGCGGTCAACGGTAGTCGTGCAGACTACGACCGCTTCGCCGGCATGGAGGACGGGGGCGGGTTCTTCCTGCGCCATCTCCTGGACGTCAGGACCGGCGAGCCGGTTCCGATAGAGGAGGTCGAGCCGGTAGAGTCCATCATGAAGAGGTTCGAGGTCGGTGCGATCTCGTTCGGAGCGATCAGCAGGGAGGCCCACGAGACCCTGGCGGAGGCGATGAACTCCATCGGGTCCAGGAGCAACACCGGAGAGGGAGGGGAGGACCCCGCGAGGTTCGTCCCGGGCCCCGACGGCAGGAACCTCAGGTCGTCGATCAAGCAGGTCGCGTCCGGGAGGTTCGGGGTCACCGCTGAGTACCTGGTCAACGCGGACGAGCTGCAGATCAAGGTCGCACAGGGGGCCAAGCCCGGAGAGGGCGGCCAGTTGATGGGCTTCAAGGTCGACAAGGTCATCGCCGCCACGAGGCACACGATCCCGGGGATCACCCTGATCTCGCCTCCTCCGCACCATGACATATACTCCATAGAGGACCTGAAGCAGCTCATATTCGACCTCAAGTGCATCAACCCCCGGGCCAGGATAAGCGTGAAGCTGGTCTCCGAGTCCGGTGTCGGAACGGTCGCCGCCGGAGTGGCAAAGGCCGGGGCGGATGTCATCCTCATCTCCGGAGGCGACGGGGGAACCGGTGCCAGCCCGCTCTCGTCCATCAGGTACGCCGGGTCTCCCTGGGAGACCGGTCTCGCGGAGGTTCAGCAGACCCTCAAGATCAACGACCTCCGCTGCCGCGTCCGCCTGCAGGTCGATGGTCAGCTCAAGACCGCCAGGGACGTCATAGTGGCCGCACTGCTCGGCGCGGAGGACTTCGGTTTCGCCACGGCGCCGATGGTCGCAATGGGATGCGTGATGTGCAGGAGGTGCCAGACCAACACCTGCCCTGTGGGGATAGCCACACAGGATCCGGAGCGCAGGGCGAGGTTCGACTCCAGGCCCGAGCACGTCGTCAACTACTGGAGGTTCATGGCCGAGGACGTCCGCAGGATCCTCTCGGAGATGGGCTTCAGGAGCCTGGACGAGATCGTCGGACGCTCGGACCTCCTCGTTCAGAAGTCAGGGGATGGCAAGGCCGCATCCCTGGACTTCTCGAGGATGCTGGCACATGTGGCGGGCGACGACTCATGCGTCAGGGGTCAGGAGGACATCCTGGCCAGGGTGTTCGACCGCAGGATCATCGAGGACTGCGGTGACGCCCTCATAACGGGAAGGAAGGTGTCGCTCAAGTACAGGCTCACGAACGTGGACCGCTCCGTCGGCGCCATGCTGTCCGGGGAGGCCGTCCGCAGGGGCGCGAGACTCGAGGACGACACCATCGACATCACCTTCGTCGGCGCTGCCGGACAGAGCTTCGGTGCGTTTCTGACGAAGGGGATAACGTTCAGGATGAACGGTCTCGCCAACGACTACGTCGGCAAGGGTCTCTCCGGCGGGAGGATCGTCGTCAGTCCCGGGAGTTCGGTTCCAGAGGGCAACGTCATCGCCGGGAACACGCTCCTGTACGGGGCGACATCCGGGGAGCTGTACGTGGCGGGATCGGTCGGGGAGAGGTTCTGCGTCCGCAACAGCGGCGCAGTCGCTGTAGCCGAGGGTGCCGGAGACCACTGCTGCGAGTACATGACAGGGGGCAGGGTCGCGATCCTCGGCAGATGCGGCAGGAACTTCGCCGCCGGAATGTCCGCGGGAATCGCCTACGTCCTGGATGAGGACGGGGACTTCGACAGACACTGCAACATGGACATGGTCGAGCTCTCCCTGGTGGAGTCGGACGCAGATGTATCGGAGCTCAGGTCCATGATCGAGCGCCATCTCGCCGAGACGGGCAGTCCCAGGGCCAGGGAGATCCTGGAGGACTGGGAGGGCTACCTCCCCAGGTTCCTCAAGGTCATGCCCGTGGGCTACAAGCTGCTGCTGGAGCAGGAATCGGAGTGA
- a CDS encoding ribose 1,5-bisphosphate isomerase codes for MQDIIAETSEKIRDMTIRGAGRIARAGADALGRFAEGYTGNSLEAFREDLDRATATILDSRPTAVSLWNGVHYTVKGVESASSVGEARELVITNAREFCERSEKAVETIARIGAKRIEDGDTVMTHCNSSAALGVIEEAHRQGREFRVFATESRPWRQGILTVTQLAEAGVDVTMIIDSAVRYVMNDTDKVFVGADTITSHGAVINKIGTSQLALAAHEARTQFYVCGETYKFSPMTVFGDMVKIEERETSEVVRPGEIPESVKIFNPVFDSTPAQYIDAIITEVGMVPPTAVYDILVRQLGDGIFKE; via the coding sequence GTGCAAGACATCATAGCCGAAACATCGGAGAAAATCCGCGACATGACGATCCGCGGTGCCGGCAGGATAGCACGTGCCGGAGCCGACGCGCTGGGCAGGTTCGCCGAAGGGTACACGGGCAATTCGCTCGAGGCCTTCAGGGAGGACCTGGACAGGGCGACCGCCACAATCCTCGACTCCCGTCCCACGGCGGTGTCGCTCTGGAACGGGGTACACTACACGGTGAAGGGCGTCGAGTCCGCCTCCAGCGTGGGCGAGGCCAGGGAACTGGTCATCACCAACGCCAGGGAGTTCTGCGAGAGGTCCGAGAAGGCGGTGGAGACCATCGCCCGCATAGGGGCCAAGAGGATTGAGGACGGGGACACCGTCATGACCCACTGCAACAGCAGCGCCGCGCTGGGAGTGATCGAGGAGGCCCACCGCCAGGGCAGGGAGTTCAGGGTGTTCGCCACCGAGTCCCGTCCGTGGAGGCAGGGGATCCTGACCGTCACCCAGCTGGCGGAGGCCGGGGTCGACGTGACGATGATCATCGACAGCGCCGTCCGCTACGTCATGAACGACACCGACAAGGTGTTCGTCGGAGCGGACACCATCACCTCCCACGGGGCGGTGATTAACAAGATCGGCACCTCGCAGCTGGCCCTGGCGGCCCATGAGGCGAGGACGCAGTTCTACGTCTGCGGCGAGACCTACAAGTTCTCCCCGATGACGGTGTTCGGCGACATGGTGAAGATCGAGGAGAGGGAGACTTCCGAGGTCGTCAGGCCCGGGGAGATCCCCGAATCGGTGAAGATTTTCAACCCTGTATTCGACAGCACGCCGGCTCAGTACATAGACGCCATAATCACTGAGGTGGGCATGGTCCCGCCCACGGCGGTCTACGACATCCTGGTGCGCCAGCTCGGAGACGGGATTTTCAAGGAGTGA
- a CDS encoding ribulose 1,5-bisphosphate carboxylase large subunit: MENFSYLHLGEPEDPDRYVVCKYRVTTDLPIEKAAEAIAAEQSTGTWTGISTLDHTVFDHLGARITSIEGDIVTAEFPADDFSIEVGSVPQILSVIAGNLFGLGALKGVRLEDVTFPKSILEQFKGPKFGADGLRERLHRPEKPLVGTIVKPKIGLSPQKTAEYVYEAGAGGLTNSKDDETLVDQTFCPIEDRTVAVAESLDRLESEGKYMMHAINVSTRGDKIVELAEKVQGWGAREIMVDVITCGFGAVQALAEDPSIKVPIHVHRTMHGAFTKDPLHGVAMLPLTKLVRMVGGDALHIGTLGVGKMTGAKADDGNLLACLGDDVPYRQVMPVCSGGVHPGLVGEIVRRAGKNVQIQAGGGVAGHPEGVCAGAMGMSQAVDAAFLGIPAEEYAKDHRELAIALDTWGSK, translated from the coding sequence ATGGAGAACTTCTCATATCTGCACCTCGGCGAGCCCGAGGACCCTGACAGGTACGTGGTCTGCAAATACAGGGTGACCACAGACCTTCCGATTGAGAAGGCCGCAGAGGCCATCGCCGCGGAGCAGTCCACCGGCACGTGGACAGGCATCTCCACGCTCGACCACACGGTCTTCGACCATCTGGGCGCGAGGATAACCTCCATCGAGGGGGACATCGTCACCGCCGAGTTCCCGGCAGACGACTTCAGCATCGAAGTGGGTTCCGTCCCGCAGATCCTCAGCGTCATCGCGGGGAACCTGTTCGGCCTCGGCGCCCTCAAGGGCGTCAGACTGGAGGACGTGACCTTCCCGAAGAGCATCCTGGAGCAGTTCAAGGGGCCGAAGTTCGGCGCCGACGGTCTCAGGGAGCGCCTCCATCGCCCGGAGAAGCCCCTCGTGGGAACCATAGTCAAACCCAAGATCGGTCTTTCGCCCCAGAAGACCGCCGAGTACGTCTACGAGGCCGGGGCCGGAGGGCTGACCAACTCCAAGGACGACGAGACCCTGGTGGACCAGACCTTCTGTCCCATCGAGGACAGGACGGTCGCGGTAGCGGAATCCCTTGACAGGCTCGAGTCGGAGGGCAAGTACATGATGCATGCCATAAACGTCAGCACCCGCGGCGACAAGATCGTCGAGCTGGCCGAGAAGGTCCAGGGCTGGGGCGCCAGGGAGATCATGGTCGATGTCATCACCTGCGGATTCGGGGCCGTCCAGGCCCTTGCCGAGGACCCGTCGATCAAGGTGCCCATCCACGTCCACAGGACGATGCACGGCGCGTTCACGAAGGATCCGCTCCACGGGGTCGCCATGCTGCCCCTCACGAAGCTCGTGAGGATGGTCGGAGGGGACGCGCTCCACATCGGGACGCTCGGAGTGGGCAAGATGACCGGCGCCAAGGCGGACGACGGCAACCTCCTCGCGTGCCTCGGTGACGACGTGCCCTACAGGCAGGTCATGCCGGTCTGCTCCGGAGGGGTCCACCCCGGACTGGTGGGCGAGATCGTCAGGCGTGCAGGCAAGAACGTTCAGATACAGGCGGGCGGCGGAGTCGCCGGCCATCCCGAGGGCGTCTGTGCGGGCGCCATGGGGATGAGCCAGGCTGTCGACGCGGCGTTCCTGGGCATACCCGCGGAGGAGTACGCCAAGGACCACAGGGAGCTCGCCATAGCACTCGACACATGGGGATCCAAATGA
- a CDS encoding adenine phosphoribosyltransferase: MTALRDYVTEIPNFPKKGILFRDITTVLSDKDGFKMAIDGLIDLVKDIDFDYVVGTESRGFIFGAPVAYALNKGFILVRKKGKLPRETISESYDLEYGTAEVEMHIDAIQPGQKVVIIDDLIATGGTVEAAIKLVEREGGVVAKVAFVMELAGLEGREKLKGYDVDSLIVYEGA, from the coding sequence ATGACCGCATTGAGGGACTATGTTACCGAGATCCCCAATTTCCCCAAGAAGGGAATCCTGTTCAGAGACATCACCACCGTCCTCAGCGACAAGGACGGATTCAAGATGGCCATCGACGGCCTCATCGACCTCGTGAAGGACATTGACTTCGACTACGTCGTCGGGACCGAGTCCAGGGGCTTCATCTTCGGGGCCCCCGTCGCATACGCCCTCAACAAGGGGTTCATCCTCGTGCGCAAGAAAGGGAAGCTCCCGAGGGAGACCATCTCCGAATCCTACGATCTGGAGTACGGCACCGCCGAGGTGGAGATGCACATAGACGCCATCCAGCCCGGCCAGAAGGTCGTCATCATCGATGACCTCATCGCTACGGGTGGCACCGTCGAGGCTGCCATCAAACTCGTCGAGAGGGAGGGCGGAGTCGTCGCCAAGGTCGCCTTCGTGATGGAGCTCGCTGGACTCGAGGGCAGAGAGAAGCTCAAAGGCTACGACGTGGACTCCCTCATCGTCTACGAGGGAGCCTGA